Proteins encoded together in one Rhipicephalus sanguineus isolate Rsan-2018 chromosome 9, BIME_Rsan_1.4, whole genome shotgun sequence window:
- the LOC119405435 gene encoding disheveled-associated activator of morphogenesis 1-A-like: MPPRPPPRPPPGRGPFPRGPLPRGFRPGRGGRGSPGRGTPGRASPGRASPGRGAPTPPPGAAAPPPPTPPPPPPPPAPESPQKKMFVDLMAKKLAEWDRMMGTGKDEERAQSFDMFRKLTDEEVDLANRTVSKNRLKEFIDLQIQYFDQLAGENNPKLRSEGLKKFQQVCENELALAKAVGPKEVLLEESESDSALAKKRKEEDQA; encoded by the exons ATGCCGCCAAGACCGCCGCCAAGACCACCGCCTGGCCGGGGCCCGTTTCCCCGAGGCCCACTGCCGCGAGGCTTCAGACCTGGCCGGGGTGGCCGCGGTAGCCCAGGCCGGGGCACGCCCGGACGGGCGTCGCCTGGACGGGCGTCGCCAGGTCGCGGCGCGCCCACCCCGCCGCCAGGCGCCGCTGcaccgccaccgccgacgcctccgccgccgccaccaccaccagcacccgAGAGCccgcagaagaaaatgttcgtaGACCTGATGGCAAAGAAGCTGGCCGAGTGGGATCGCATGATGGGCACAGGCAAGGACGAGGAACGCGCCCAGAGTTTTGACATGTTCCGCAAGCTGACCGACGAGGAAGTCGACCTGGCCAACAGGACCGTCTCGAAAAACAGGCTTAAGGAGTTCATCGACCTCCAGATCCAGTACTTCGACCAGCTGGCTGGCGAGAACAACCCGAAACTGAGGAGCGAAGGATTGAAGAAGTTTCAGCAGGTCTGCGAGAACGAATTGGCGTTGGCCAAGGCTGTCGGACCAAAGGAAGTGCTGCTCGAAGAGAGCGAGAGCGACTCCGCGCTGGCTAAGAAGCGGAAAGAAGAGGACCAA GCATGA